Proteins from one Bacteroides mediterraneensis genomic window:
- the lptC gene encoding LPS export ABC transporter periplasmic protein LptC, with amino-acid sequence MSAKFKKHIYKLLINITVATWATVMFLFVPACGKKEQHTAAAVKESDSLPDMRTTGVTTLISDSGMIRYKIITAEWLIYSHRNPPFWAFEKGIYLEKFDSLFHVDASIKADTAYYYEPKKLWELRGNVHIQSQRGDKFDTELMFWDQGKEKIYSDKFIRIEQVDKVLTGYGFESNQQMTEYQIYNNTGIFTVEDNAVQADSTRTPQ; translated from the coding sequence ATGTCAGCCAAATTCAAAAAGCACATATATAAACTACTCATAAACATAACAGTTGCCACATGGGCAACTGTTATGTTTCTTTTTGTTCCTGCATGCGGCAAGAAAGAACAACACACGGCTGCTGCCGTAAAAGAAAGTGATTCTTTGCCCGACATGCGCACTACAGGAGTTACTACACTCATTTCCGACTCCGGTATGATCCGCTATAAAATCATCACGGCAGAATGGCTCATTTACAGCCATAGGAACCCTCCCTTCTGGGCTTTCGAGAAAGGAATCTATCTGGAAAAATTCGACAGTCTTTTTCATGTAGATGCCAGTATTAAAGCGGATACGGCGTACTATTATGAGCCCAAGAAACTTTGGGAACTACGTGGAAACGTACATATCCAAAGCCAACGGGGCGACAAATTTGATACCGAACTGATGTTCTGGGATCAGGGCAAGGAGAAAATCTATTCAGACAAATTTATCCGCATCGAACAAGTGGATAAGGTACTGACAGGATACGGCTTTGAATCCAACCAACAGATGACTGAATATCAAATCTATAACAATACAGGTATTTTTACGGTTGAAGACAACGCTGTGCAAGCAGACAGCACACGGACTCCCCAATAA
- a CDS encoding DUF4105 domain-containing protein, with protein MKRKFVFLLWLIGLFQLASPIRAYSDVRTGIMKFSQNDSIQLSLLTCAPGNEIYALFGHTAIRYQNFSQGVDWVFNYGMFSFNTPNFIYRFVKGETDYQLGITPFPYFEAEYALRGSSVYQQVLNLTPLEKQTLLRLLRDNYLPENRIYRYNYFYDNCTTRARDQIEKSIQGKVVYPSVSWTKTFRGIVHEFTVNSPWDELGIDLCLGAEADKAIDARKQMFAPFYMRYFADGAYIQDKDGNTRPFILREEKIVDVSPEIEPPFALTPMGAGALFLFLNVLVAFWQWRKKCIFWGWDVVLYAAQGIAGCIIAFLFFVSSHPTVGSNWLLILFNPIPLFYLPFMVYRDIKRKKDLYHLINLVYLTLFMLLFLFLPQKFNLTVLPLALGLLVNAASHVLVLNKRQ; from the coding sequence ATGAAACGGAAGTTTGTATTTCTATTATGGCTGATAGGGCTGTTTCAATTGGCTTCTCCTATAAGGGCATATAGTGATGTCCGAACAGGGATAATGAAGTTTTCACAAAATGATAGCATTCAGCTTAGTTTATTGACTTGTGCGCCGGGTAATGAAATTTATGCACTTTTTGGGCATACCGCTATTCGTTATCAGAATTTCTCTCAAGGGGTAGATTGGGTTTTCAATTATGGTATGTTCAGTTTTAATACTCCTAATTTCATCTATCGCTTTGTGAAAGGAGAGACGGATTATCAGCTAGGTATTACGCCTTTTCCTTATTTTGAAGCGGAATATGCTTTGCGAGGTTCTTCAGTCTATCAGCAGGTCTTGAATCTGACTCCTTTGGAAAAACAAACGCTGTTGCGGTTGCTTCGGGATAATTATCTTCCGGAAAATAGAATCTATCGTTATAATTATTTTTATGATAATTGTACGACTCGTGCGCGCGATCAGATAGAAAAGAGCATTCAGGGAAAGGTGGTATATCCTTCTGTGAGTTGGACGAAGACGTTCCGTGGAATTGTACATGAATTTACGGTAAATTCTCCATGGGATGAATTAGGAATCGACCTGTGCCTGGGGGCGGAGGCTGATAAAGCGATTGATGCCAGAAAGCAGATGTTTGCACCTTTTTATATGCGCTACTTTGCGGATGGAGCTTATATTCAGGATAAGGACGGAAATACTCGTCCGTTCATTTTGCGTGAAGAAAAAATAGTGGATGTGTCGCCGGAAATCGAACCGCCTTTTGCCTTGACACCGATGGGGGCAGGTGCATTGTTTTTGTTCTTAAACGTGCTGGTTGCTTTCTGGCAGTGGAGGAAAAAGTGTATATTCTGGGGTTGGGATGTCGTGTTATATGCTGCGCAAGGAATTGCGGGATGTATCATCGCTTTCTTGTTTTTTGTATCCTCTCATCCGACGGTAGGCTCGAACTGGCTTCTGATTTTGTTTAATCCGATACCTTTGTTTTATCTTCCTTTCATGGTTTATCGAGATATAAAACGTAAAAAGGACTTGTATCATTTGATTAATCTTGTGTATTTAACACTTTTTATGCTGTTATTCCTGTTTTTACCGCAAAAATTTAATTTAACAGTATTACCTTTGGCACTCGGTTTGCTGGTAA
- a CDS encoding type III pantothenate kinase, protein MNLVIDIGNTVAKLAVFEGDKVVEVLRGSNHSLDWLSMLCNKYPIKRGIIASVITLSNTIRRQLAGVPFEIIELNHQTPIPIRNLYKTPETLGMDRLAAVVGANYLAPGKNLLVVDAGTALTYEFIDAEGNYWGGNISPGIYTRFKTLNACCDKLPLIERKGETPEFGFDTETAIRAGVIRGIEFEIIGYITLLQKKYPDLLVFLTGGDKFSFDTNLKSIIFADRFLVLKGLNRILNYNVK, encoded by the coding sequence GTGAATCTAGTAATTGATATTGGCAATACTGTAGCGAAATTGGCAGTATTCGAGGGTGATAAAGTGGTGGAAGTGTTAAGAGGCTCCAACCATTCACTGGACTGGCTGTCAATGTTATGTAACAAATATCCTATAAAAAGAGGTATCATTGCATCGGTCATCACACTTAGCAATACCATACGACGCCAATTGGCGGGAGTTCCGTTTGAGATTATAGAACTGAATCATCAGACTCCCATTCCTATCCGCAACTTATATAAAACTCCAGAAACGCTAGGCATGGACAGACTGGCAGCCGTAGTAGGTGCAAATTATCTGGCTCCGGGTAAAAATCTACTGGTAGTCGATGCCGGCACTGCCCTCACCTATGAATTCATTGACGCAGAAGGGAACTATTGGGGTGGCAATATTTCACCGGGCATATACACCCGCTTCAAGACATTGAATGCCTGCTGTGATAAACTTCCTCTAATTGAAAGAAAAGGGGAAACACCAGAATTCGGATTCGATACAGAAACAGCTATCCGAGCCGGTGTAATCAGAGGAATTGAGTTTGAGATTATCGGCTATATCACTCTTCTGCAAAAGAAATATCCAGACCTTTTGGTTTTTTTAACTGGAGGAGATAAATTTTCTTTTGATACAAATTTAAAAAGTATCATCTTTGCAGATAGATTTTTAGTTTTGAAAGGTTTAAACAGAATATTGAATTATAATGTTAAGTAA
- a CDS encoding lipopolysaccharide assembly protein LapB — MKMKMFTMLCALSLSATATFAQKGVEDGSRFGHGEDSLRCLQNISIYSEYVKTDNFVDAYKPWMAVFTEAPLAQVSTYTNGAKILRALIASSKDAAQQKKYLDELMAVHDQRIKYLDGLNQLVKTPTTKGSILGMKAHDYIIFSGSNIDVNKAYEMTKEAVDLEKATSDYFMFQDLMDMSSRKLKSDDTHKEQFIQDYLTTSGYAEEALKAATKERDKKLLKTAKDNVDAYFINSGAASCENLQAIYGPKVSQNKNNLEYLKQVINVMQMLKCTEEEAYFIASEAAHAIEPTAATAAGCAYMYYKKGDMDKSVEYFDQAIELEQDADKKADYAYSAAVVLFSKKQLSKAKQYANKALSFNSKYGKAYILIAQMYASSPNWSDEAALNKCTYFAAIDKLQRAKSVDPSVAEEAQKLINTYAGHTPKDEDLFFLGLKKGNSVTIGGWIGETTTIR, encoded by the coding sequence ATGAAAATGAAAATGTTTACAATGCTGTGTGCGTTATCTTTAAGCGCTACAGCTACTTTCGCTCAAAAAGGAGTGGAAGACGGTTCTCGTTTCGGACACGGAGAAGACAGTCTCCGCTGTTTGCAAAACATCAGTATTTACAGTGAATATGTAAAAACTGACAACTTTGTTGACGCATACAAGCCATGGATGGCTGTATTTACAGAAGCGCCTTTGGCTCAGGTGAGCACTTACACCAACGGTGCCAAAATCCTGCGTGCCCTGATTGCCAGCTCAAAAGATGCTGCACAACAAAAGAAGTATCTGGACGAATTAATGGCCGTGCATGATCAGCGAATCAAGTACCTCGATGGTCTGAACCAACTTGTAAAGACTCCGACCACTAAAGGTTCTATCCTCGGTATGAAAGCACATGACTACATCATTTTCTCTGGATCAAACATTGATGTGAATAAGGCTTATGAAATGACTAAAGAAGCTGTAGATTTGGAAAAAGCCACTTCCGATTACTTCATGTTCCAGGACTTGATGGATATGTCCTCTCGTAAGCTGAAAAGTGACGATACGCACAAAGAGCAATTCATCCAAGATTATCTGACTACTTCTGGCTATGCAGAAGAAGCATTGAAAGCTGCCACTAAAGAAAGAGACAAAAAATTACTGAAAACAGCCAAAGACAACGTAGATGCCTACTTCATCAACAGTGGTGCGGCAAGCTGCGAAAATTTGCAGGCTATCTATGGCCCGAAAGTAAGCCAGAACAAAAACAACCTGGAATACTTGAAACAGGTAATCAATGTCATGCAAATGCTGAAATGTACAGAAGAAGAAGCTTACTTCATCGCCTCTGAAGCTGCTCATGCCATTGAACCGACAGCTGCCACAGCAGCCGGATGTGCCTACATGTATTACAAGAAAGGCGACATGGACAAGAGTGTGGAATACTTTGACCAGGCTATCGAACTCGAACAAGATGCAGACAAGAAAGCTGATTATGCATACAGCGCTGCTGTAGTATTGTTCAGCAAGAAACAGCTGAGCAAAGCAAAACAATATGCAAACAAGGCTCTTTCTTTCAACAGCAAATACGGTAAAGCCTATATTCTGATTGCACAAATGTACGCATCAAGTCCTAACTGGAGTGACGAAGCTGCATTGAACAAATGTACTTATTTTGCCGCTATCGATAAATTGCAGCGCGCAAAGAGCGTAGATCCAAGTGTAGCAGAAGAAGCTCAGAAACTGATTAATACGTATGCCGGACATACTCCGAAAGATGAAGACCTCTTCTTCCTGGGCTTGAAGAAAGGTAACTCTGTCACAATCGGCGGATGGATTGGTGAAACTACAACCATCAGATAA